ATTCGCTTTACTTTAAATTAAACTGATTGGTATGTCCAGAAATTTTGTATTCGCAGTGTGGGTGGCTAGCGCTCTTGCGGTTTTAGCGGCAGATGTGAGTGTTGCCGGTGACGCATCTCTCAGCGTCGCTCAAGGAGTTGGCAGCGCCTCTTGTCTGACGGAACGGTTTGACAAAGTGCCGCGCTCAGTAACCGTTATTACACGCTCACAAATTCAACAACAAACCGCCTTGACACGGGACATGAATCAAATTCTCTACCGGCTGGTTCCGGGTTTTGGCTTTTCTGCACGAAACACTCGTTTTTCAAGAAGTGCTTTGCGAGGTAAGCAGCCTTCTGTGTTAGTTGATGGTGTTCCCTTATCTATCGATCCAAGAAATATCGAGCCGGCCACCATTGAGCGAATTGAAGTTATTCCTAATCCCAATAATCGGTGTCGATTTTAAATAATTTGAATGTTGCCGGCATCGAATGGAAGTTTATTTTACCAAACTCATCAAATGTCTGTCTAAATCGATCAAATAATCTCTACCATAAGGGCCATTTTCTAAGCCAGCAATCAGATGATCCGGAAGATCCTGCGCAATTTCCACACTACAGGAGCCGGCTGCTAATGCAATTGTTGCCACCGTATCCACATCACCTGTAAAGGCAATACAATCTTTTAAAAGTTCGCTCATGCTGTCATTTCGCATCACGGCGGTAATCGCTGCTCTGACGCTCATCCAGCCTTTTGAACCGACCTTTTGCT
This sequence is a window from Microcoleus sp. FACHB-672. Protein-coding genes within it:
- a CDS encoding TonB-dependent receptor plug domain-containing protein; amino-acid sequence: MSRNFVFAVWVASALAVLAADVSVAGDASLSVAQGVGSASCLTERFDKVPRSVTVITRSQIQQQTALTRDMNQILYRLVPGFGFSARNTRFSRSALRGKQPSVLVDGVPLSIDPRNIEPATIERIEVIPNPNNRCRF